The Fusarium musae strain F31 chromosome 10, whole genome shotgun sequence genome window below encodes:
- a CDS encoding hypothetical protein (EggNog:ENOG41): protein MHSSLFTLLVAAASAQASCARATRKFSLKTTYDASNFFDQFYFRDAAYYDSIDPSYGGDPTHGSVNYLSKSKAQSAGLAKTTNGQVYVGVDSVNKAKLLGSSKTRHGRDSVRLESKATYGNGLLIADIEHMPGTACGVWPSFWSYNFDEDPVGEIDIIEGINDQSQNVVSLHTCGACRFTKIGGLDERPNCNNGGTESEQCEDGTNYDGCGSTHASGSYGSAFNKGKGGVYAVWLESDALKIYWFNRKNIPADIKSGNPDPSKWGTPASQFLSGSGCNVGKYFKGQTIIINTAFCGDNIDQGTWNEECKASTGSKTCDDYVTNHPEAFKESYWLFNSIKYYQ from the exons ATGCATTCATCTTTGTTCACGCTATTGGTGGCGGCGGCATCTGCCCAGGCCTCTTGTGCCCGAGCTACGCGCAAGTTCTCTCTTAAGACCACTTACGACGCCAGCAACTTCTTTGACCAATTTTACTTCAGAGAT GCTGCCTACTACGATAGCATTGACCCTTCCTACGGGGGTGATCCCACTCACGGATCAGTCAATTACTTGAGCAAAAGCAAGGCTCAGTCTGCTGGTCTTGCCAAAACAACCAACGGCCAAGTTTACGTCGGTGTTGACTCTGTGAACAAGGCTAAACTTCTTGGCTCAAGCAAGACCAGGCACGGCAGAGACAGTGTCCGTCTGGAGTCCAAGGCCACTTATGGCAATGGCCTTCTGATTGCCGACATTGAGCACATGCCTGGTACGGCTTGTGGTGTTTGGCCATCCTT CTGGTCGTACAACTTTGACGAGGACCCAGTCGGCGAGATTGATATCATTGAAGGGATCAACGACCAAAGCCAGAACGTCGTCTCATTGCATACATGCGGTGCTTGCAGATTCACCAAGATCGGCGGTCTCGATGAGCGCCCTAACTGCAACAACGGCGGGACTGAGTCTGAGCAATGCGAGGATGGCACCAACTA CGACGGTTGCGGTAGCACTCACGCCTCAGGTTCATATGGATCGGCCTTCAACAAGGGCAAGGGAGGTGTCTATGCTGTCTGGCTTGAGTCAGATGCTCTGAAGATCTACTGGTTCAACCGCAAGAACATCCCAGCCGACATCAAGTCTGGAAACCCCGATCCCAGCAAATGGGGTACTCCTGCTTCGCAGTTCCTCAGCGGTTCTGGATGTAATGTTGGAAAGTACTTCAAGGGACAGACCATT ATCATCAACACTGCGTTCTGTGGAGACAACATCGATCAAGGCACTTGGAACGAAGAATGTAAGGCTTCTACTGGATCTAAGACCTGCGATGACTATGTCACCAACCACCCTGAGGCTTTCAAGGAGTCGTACTGGctcttcaactccatcaagTATTACCAGTAG
- a CDS encoding hypothetical protein (EggNog:ENOG41), protein MSHNVVFVTGATGSQGSAVARLLLELGWTVRATARNMESPAAKRLQDQGAEVSPGDWDNEAVIREVLSGCTHVFMNLVPNITTFTSEVPVAKRIIDIARTAGVKHMIYSSGMSIKDMEKDKYHDPEHPVGRAHGRKKEVENLVRAAGFETWTILRGGFFMCNFLAPKVNIMCSGLVASNTWSTAYTPEEELPVMDVEDLAKFAVAAFSEPGRFNRQTIEIASEKLSPDEIMQQLGQASGKPLKAVYLTDEEIEVKKNEDIFVAVQLMSRGLGDKVDIGEVDGWGIHLTTFKEFLERERSWAERTFA, encoded by the coding sequence ATGTCACATAACGTCGTTTTCGTCACTGGTGCTACCGGCTCCCAAGGATCCGCTGTTGCAAGATtactccttgagcttggttgGACCGTACGCGCCACGGCTCGAAACATGGAGTCTCCTGCCGCCAAGAGACTACAAGACCAAGGTGCTGAAGTTAGCCCTGGCGACTGGGACAATGAAGCAGTCATCAGAGAGGTCCTCAGCGGATGCACACACGTATTTATGAATCTTGTACCAAATATCACAACATTTACCTCGGAGGTACCAGTAGCGAAACGCATCATCGACATAGCGAGGACAGCAGGCGTCAAACATATGATTTACTCCAGCGGTATGTCCATCAAGGACATGGAGAAAGACAAATACCATGACCCAGAACACCCTGTTGGACGTGCCCATGGACGGAAGAAAGAAGTTGAAAATCTCGTCAGGGCCGCCGGTTTCGAGACGTGGACAATTCTTCGAGGGGGTTTCTTCATGTGTAACTTCCTGGCGCCTAAAGTCAATATCATGTGCTCTGGTCTCGTAGCTAGCAACACGTGGTCAACTGCCTACACACCCGAGGAAGAGCTACCAGTCATGGATGTCGAGGACCTTGCGAAGTTTGCTGTGGCGGCTTTTAGTGAGCCAGGCCGCTTCAATAGGCAGACCATCGAAATTGCAAGTGAGAAGCTCTCGCCAGATGAGATCATGCAACAACTGGGCCAAGCAAGTGGAAAGCCTTTGAAAGCTGTTTACCTAActgatgaagagatcgaggtgaagaagaatgaggaTATCTTTGTTGCTGTACAACTGATGTCCAGAGGCTTGGGAGACAAAGTCGATATAGGAGAAGTTGACGGTTGGGGGATCCATTTGACAACCTTCAAGGAGTTCCTTGAGAGGGAACGCTCCTGGGCTGAAAGAACTTTCGCATGA
- a CDS encoding hypothetical protein (EggNog:ENOG41): MSRYASLYTNPQGPGDSRPTALQVVQDEQMQNQLVGKAAVITGVSSGIGIETARALAATGIKLFLTARNLDKAKEALADFWNPDQMKLVQLELSSMDSVRAAAKVILSETDELSIFIANAGVMAVPELTTTADGFEEQFATNHLSHFLLFELLKPSLLKASTEKFQSRVVVVGATAHRMQGIPASNDYNYETSGASAYTPWEAYARSKTANTYMANEIERRYGHRGIHATSVAPGLVTSNIGRHIPQEVMAGVIGDKMNEVQSLEQAAASTLVAAVGKEWEGRGGVYITNCSAAERGEDDGVSTSYTYVSHTYNPKDEQRLWNDSLKMVEKWNSSSTEDV; encoded by the coding sequence ATGTCTCGTTACGCCTCTCTCTACACCAACCCCCAAGGCCCAGGTGACAGCCGGCCAACTGCTCTGCAGGTAGTGCAGGATGAGCAAATGCAGAACCAACTCGTTGGAAAGGCAGCAGTCATCACTGGCGTTTCATCCGGCATCGGCATAGAAACTGCACGGGCTCTTGCTGCTACAggcatcaagctcttcctgACTGCCCGAAACCTTGATAAAGCCAAGGAAGCTCTCGCTGACTTCTGGAACCCGGATCAGATGAAGCTTGTGCAACTTGAGCTGAGCTCTATGGACAGTGTTAGAGCTGCCGCAAAGGTCATCCTTTCTGAGACCGACGAGCTtagcatcttcatcgccaatGCTGGTGTCATGGCCGTCCCGGAGCTCACGACTACTGCCGACGGCTTTGAAGAGCAGTTCGCTACGAATCACTTATCTCACTTCCTCTTATTTGAGCTCCTCAAACCTAGCCTTCTCAAAGCGTCAACTGAGAAATTCCAGTCTCGTGTCGTTGTCGTCGGAGCTACTGCTCATCGCATGCAAGGCATACCCGCTTCGAACGACTACAATTATGAGACCAGTGGTGCCTCCGCTTATACGCCCTGGGAAGCATACGCCCGCTCCAAGACCGCCAACACCTATATGGCCAATGAGATTGAACGTCGGTATGGTCACAGGGGGATCCATGCGACTAGTGTTGCTCCAGGACTGGTTACCTCCAACATTGGTCGTCATATTCCCCAGGAAGTGATGGCGGGGGTTATTGGTGACAAAATGAATGAGGTTCAGAGTCTCGAGCAAGCCGCTGCAAGTACTCTGGTCGCTGCCGTGGGCAAAGAATgggaaggaagaggaggtgtTTACATCACCAACTGTAGTGCTGCAGAACGGGGCGAAGATGACGGCGTTTCGACTTCGTACACATATGTTTCTCACACCTACAACCCCAAGGATGAGCAGAGACTTTGGAACGACTCTCTAAAGATGGTGGAGAAGTGGAACAGCTCTAGCACAGAAGACGTTTAA